One part of the Quercus lobata isolate SW786 chromosome 7, ValleyOak3.0 Primary Assembly, whole genome shotgun sequence genome encodes these proteins:
- the LOC115951243 gene encoding DNA-directed RNA polymerase V subunit 5A, whose amino-acid sequence MEGAGTEAEGQGEMNGDQEILGPCMSSYVDQESTESHRYYLARRTVLEMIKDRGYSVPTSEIELSLQDFRAIHGQTPDIERLRLSATHRTDPLKRILVIFCGPSMVKVNSIRLITSQIANKETLSGLILIVQNHITNQALKAVDILPFKVEIFQITDMLVNITKHVLKPKHRVLTDQEKQRLLKKYNIDEKQLPRMLQKDAIARYFALEKGQVVKVTYGGEITQSHVTYRCVW is encoded by the exons atggaGGGTGCTGGTACTGAAGCTGAGGGGCAGGGTGAAATGAATGGGGATCAGGAGATTCTAGGACCTTGTATGAGCAGCTATGTGGACCAAGAAAGCACAGAGAGTCACAGATACTACCTAGCTCGCAGAACTGTGCTGGAAATGATCAAGGATCGAGGCTATTCTGTACCCACTTCAGAGATCGAGCTCTCTCTCCAAGACTTCAGAGCCATTCATGGCCAAACTCCCGACATTGAGCGCCTCCGCCTCTCCGCCACTCATCGCACAGACCCTCTCAAAAGA attttggtcattttttgtgGCCCAAGTATGGTAAAAGTTAATTCGATCCGTCTCATTACAAGTCAGATTGCCAACAAGGAGACTTTAAGTGGGTTGATATTAATAGTGCAAAACCATATAACAAACCAAGCTTTAAAAGCTGTGGATATTCTTCCATTTAAAGTTGAAATATTCCAG ATCACTGACATGCTGGTTAACATTACTAAGCATGTGTTAAAGCCAAAGCATCGCGTTCTGACTGACCAAGAGAAACAAAGGCTCTTAAAAAAGTACAACATCGATGAAAAGCAG CTTCCTCGAATGTTGCAAAAAGATGCAATTGCAAGGTACTTTGCCCTTGAGAAAGGGCAGGTGGTGAAGGTTACCTATGGTGGTGAAATCACCCAGTCGCATGTTACTTACCGATGTGTCTGGTGA